In the Neomonachus schauinslandi chromosome 13, ASM220157v2, whole genome shotgun sequence genome, one interval contains:
- the RBM18 gene encoding probable RNA-binding protein 18 isoform X1, producing MEAETKTLPLENASILSEGSLQEGHRLWIGNLDPKITEYHLLKLLQKFGTVKQFDFLFHKSGALEGQPRGYCFVNFETKQEAEQAIQCLNGKLALSKKLVVRWAHAQVKRYDHNKNDKILPISLEPSSSTEPTQSNLSVTAKIKAIEAKLKMMAENPDAEYPAAPVYSYFKPPDKKRTTPYSRTAWKSRR from the exons ATGGAAGCAGAAACCAAAACTCTTCCCCTGGAGAACGCATCCATCCTTTCAGAGGGTTCCCTGCAGGAAGGGCACCGGTTATGGATTGGCAAcctggaccccaagatcacaga ATACCACCTCCTCAAGCTCCTGCAGAAGTTTGGCACGGTCAAgcagtttgacttcctctttcaCAAGTCCGGTGCTTTGGAGGGGCAGCCTCGAGGCTACTGTTTTGTGAACTTCGAAACTAAGCAG GAAGCAGAACAAGCCATCCAGTGTCTCAATGGCAAGCTGGCTCTGTCTAAGAAGCTGGTGGTACGGTGGGCACATGCGCAAGTAAAG AGATACGATCATAACAAGAATGATAAGATCCTTCCTATCAGTCTTGAGCCATCCTCAAGCACGGAGCCCACTCAGTCTAACCTAAG TGTCACTGCAAAGATAAAAGCCATCGAAGCAAAGCTGAAAATGATGGCAGAAAATCCTGACGCAGAATATCCAGCAGCACCTGTTTATTCCTACTTTAAGCCTCCAGATAAGAAAAGGACTACTCCTTATTCTAGAACAGCTTGGAAATCTCGAAGATGA
- the RBM18 gene encoding probable RNA-binding protein 18 isoform X2 has translation MEAETKTLPLENASILSEGSLQEGHRLWIGNLDPKITEYHLLKLLQKFGTVKQFDFLFHKSGALEGQPRGYCFVNFETKQRYDHNKNDKILPISLEPSSSTEPTQSNLSVTAKIKAIEAKLKMMAENPDAEYPAAPVYSYFKPPDKKRTTPYSRTAWKSRR, from the exons ATGGAAGCAGAAACCAAAACTCTTCCCCTGGAGAACGCATCCATCCTTTCAGAGGGTTCCCTGCAGGAAGGGCACCGGTTATGGATTGGCAAcctggaccccaagatcacaga ATACCACCTCCTCAAGCTCCTGCAGAAGTTTGGCACGGTCAAgcagtttgacttcctctttcaCAAGTCCGGTGCTTTGGAGGGGCAGCCTCGAGGCTACTGTTTTGTGAACTTCGAAACTAAGCAG AGATACGATCATAACAAGAATGATAAGATCCTTCCTATCAGTCTTGAGCCATCCTCAAGCACGGAGCCCACTCAGTCTAACCTAAG TGTCACTGCAAAGATAAAAGCCATCGAAGCAAAGCTGAAAATGATGGCAGAAAATCCTGACGCAGAATATCCAGCAGCACCTGTTTATTCCTACTTTAAGCCTCCAGATAAGAAAAGGACTACTCCTTATTCTAGAACAGCTTGGAAATCTCGAAGATGA